The following proteins are co-located in the Salvelinus fontinalis isolate EN_2023a chromosome 29, ASM2944872v1, whole genome shotgun sequence genome:
- the LOC129827874 gene encoding large neutral amino acids transporter small subunit 3-like: MAPSLLQAYRRRWWMAMTAVLENLLCSAVLLGWGSLLLMLKGEGFYSHLCSENDTNAHVLLLGNKSSWESGIWVSCVDQEEMLNLGFTIGSFLLSAATLPLGILMDKYGPRPLRLLGSFCFGLSCAIMSISAYDPQRLSALIFLALSFNGFGGICLTFTSLTLPNMFGSLSSTIMSLMIGSYASSAVTFPGVKLIYDAGVSFRVIMWVWSGLAGLVFLNCFLNWPVEAFPTPDEVDYSKKLALTYLSGDHKGVGERLSQKNGGLNDSTEKLPADTQNAIPFRRSVFSPIFLWSLVTMGMTQLRIIFFMGAMNKMLEFLVTHGNPHASGELIVEAKKKVSFYSSIFGTLQLLCLVTCPLIGYIMDWRMKECVAETEKRPTDGPTRDKKIQKITNAMRAFIFTNLLLLVFGVCCLIDNLPLQILTFILHTMVRGFIHSCCGGLYAAVYPSNHFGTLTGLQSMISAVVALLQQPLFIIMVGSLHGDPYWINLGMILFSLGGFLLPGYLFYHRRHLIQEKEAREKNGIGQEREGLNHSDHNGLKHHSNGLA; the protein is encoded by the exons ATGGCGCCCTCTCTTCTCCAGGCCTATAGGAGGCGCTGGTGGATGGCTATGACGGCGGTGTTGGAGAACCTTCTGTGTTCTGCCGTGCTGCTGGGATGGGGCTCACTCCTCCTCATGCTGAAGGGCGAGGGCTTCTACTCACACCTCTGCTcag AGAACGACACGAATGCCCACGTGCTGTTGCTGGGTAACAAGTCCTCCTGGGAGAGTGGTATCTGGGTGAGCTGTGTGGACCAGGAGGAGATGCTCAACCTGGGCTTCACCATTGGCTCCTTCCTCCTCAGCGCTGCCACTCTGCCCCTGGGCATCCTCATGGACAAGTACGGCCCGCGTCCGCTACGCCTCCTCGGCAG TTTTTGTTTTGGTCTCTCCTGTGCCATAATGTCAATATCAGCGTACGATCCTCAAC GGCTCTCTGCTCTCATCTTTCTGGCCCTCTCCTTCAACGGATTCGGTGgcatttgcttgaccttcacctccctcacg CTACCCAACATGTTTGGCAGTCTGAGCTCCACCATCATGTCTCTGATGATTGGCTCCTACGCCTCCTCCGCTGTCACCTTCCCTGGAGTCAAG CTGATCTATGATGCGGGTGTGTCGTTCCGGGTGATCATGTGGGTGTGGTCGGGTCTAGCAGGCTTAGTCTTCCTCAATTGTTTCCTCAACTGGCCAGTGGAGGCCTTCCCCACGCCCGACGAGGTCGACTACAG TAAGAAGTTAGCGCTGACTTATCTGTCTGGGGACCATAAGGGTGTGGGAGAGAGGTTGAGTCAGAAGAATGGAGGCCTGAACGACTCCACTGAGAAACTCCCAGCtgacacacaga atgccATCCCATTCCGTAGGTCGGTGTTCTCGCCCATCTTCCTGTGGAGTCTGGTTACCATGGGGATGACCCAGCTCAGgatcattttctttatgggcgCCATGAACAAGATGCTGGAGTTCCTCGTCACCCACGGCAACCCTCACG CTTCTGGGGAGTTGATCGTCGAGGCAAAGAAGAAAG TGAGTTTCTACTCGTCCATCTTTGGCACCCTGCAGCTGCTCTGCCTGGTCACCTGTCCTCTGATTGGCTACATCATGGACTGGAGGATGAAGGAGTGTGtggcagagacagagaagag ACCAACAGACGGGCCGACGAGAGACAAAAAGATCCAGAAAATCACCAATGCCATGAGAGCCTTCATCTTCACTAATCTGCTACTGCTGGTGTTCGGAGTGTGTTGTCTGATAGACAATCTGCCgctccag ATCCTGACCTTCATCCTCCACACCATGGTCAGAGGGTTCATCCACTCTTGCTGTGGAGGCCTGTATGCTGCCGT GTACCCCTCTAACCACTTTGGTACTCTGACTGGGCTGCAGTCGATGATCAGTGCTGTGGTGGCCCTGCTGCAGCAGCCCCTCTTCATCATCATGGTGGGATCCCTGCACGGAGACCCCTATTGG ATCAACCTGGGCATGATCCTCTTCTCATTGGGTGGCTTCCTGTTGCCTGGATACCTATTCTACCATCGCAGACACCTGATCCAGGAGAAGGAGGCTCGAGAAAAGAATGGCATTGGCCAGGAGAGAGAGGGTCTCAACCACTCAGATCACAATGGCCTCAAACACCATAGCAACGGTCTAGCATAG